The following coding sequences lie in one Halorarum halophilum genomic window:
- a CDS encoding NUDIX hydrolase, with the protein MDADDPDDDDGPASDPENPDDTPLDWETLGSEVDYTCPGFDVRRDDVRLPDGTETDFHYVDEPPAVVVLPFTPEGDVVLVEEWRQAVGRVNRGLPAGTVEAGDDVDLEAAARRELREETGHKADSLTHLVTVEPENGIANSIHHHFLARGCRPTAEQDLDFNESIRPVVADYDAFRTAVFDGEIRDGRAILAVSRYEAHPEELDDEPADG; encoded by the coding sequence ATGGACGCGGACGACCCCGATGACGACGACGGCCCCGCAAGCGATCCCGAGAACCCGGACGATACTCCCCTCGACTGGGAGACCCTCGGGTCCGAGGTGGACTACACCTGCCCGGGCTTCGACGTGCGCCGCGACGACGTGCGGCTCCCCGACGGCACCGAGACCGACTTCCACTACGTCGACGAGCCGCCCGCGGTCGTCGTGCTCCCGTTCACGCCCGAGGGCGACGTGGTGCTCGTCGAGGAGTGGCGCCAGGCGGTCGGCCGCGTGAACCGCGGGCTCCCCGCCGGAACGGTCGAGGCCGGCGACGACGTCGACCTGGAAGCGGCCGCTCGCAGGGAACTCCGCGAGGAGACCGGCCACAAGGCCGACTCGCTGACCCACCTCGTCACGGTCGAACCGGAGAACGGGATCGCGAACTCCATCCACCACCACTTCCTCGCGCGCGGCTGCCGCCCGACCGCCGAGCAGGACCTCGACTTCAACGAGAGCATCCGCCCGGTCGTCGCCGACTACGACGCGTTTCGGACGGCCGTGTTCGACGGCGAGATCCGCGACGGCAGGGCGATCCTCGCCGTCTCGCGCTACGAGGCCCACCCCGAGGAACTCGACGACGAACCGGCTGACGGGTAG
- a CDS encoding arylsulfotransferase family protein has translation MTADRGTRLVLAGVLLFVLTVAVSGVLAPDRAGTPGLPGDPTADGARETLVGSQGGGPGWHQYGSVYLLNGADVVWQEDSADSYFDVQRLDDGTVLAGFMHSGYEECGPYESPCARTGIRIIDPSADGGPEVVEEYSFPVRSQSNSEIHDAEPLPDGGYAMTDMDHERVIVVEDGEITWQWNASELYDAPEDPTRTDWLHINDIDRIGEDRFLVSVRNANQLVIVERTDDGGSEVVEIINEDTGGSDASCTKNGQLRDTDGDVRCGDPDVLNHQHNPQWLDDGAVLVADSDNDRVVELHRTDDGTWEPAWVLDRAEGMDLRWPRDADRLPNGHTVVTDTLNRRVFEIDENGTVVWSYATDRIPYEADRVPRELTGDASADLPRSDGDGTGVERAGGIPVLSTLVVGLRAVAPWAPVWFAETQIGLTLVALALVLAGAALRARSWLD, from the coding sequence ATGACCGCAGACCGCGGGACGCGGCTGGTCCTCGCCGGCGTCCTCCTGTTCGTCCTCACCGTCGCCGTGAGCGGCGTCCTCGCGCCCGACCGCGCGGGGACGCCCGGGTTGCCGGGAGATCCGACGGCAGACGGCGCCCGCGAGACCCTCGTCGGGTCGCAGGGCGGGGGTCCCGGCTGGCACCAGTACGGGAGCGTCTACCTGCTGAACGGCGCCGACGTCGTCTGGCAGGAGGACAGCGCGGACAGCTACTTCGACGTCCAGCGGCTGGACGACGGTACCGTCCTCGCAGGGTTCATGCACTCCGGATACGAGGAGTGCGGCCCGTACGAGTCGCCCTGCGCCCGCACTGGGATCCGCATCATCGACCCCAGCGCCGACGGCGGGCCGGAGGTCGTCGAGGAGTACAGCTTCCCCGTCAGGTCCCAGTCCAACAGCGAGATCCACGACGCCGAACCGCTCCCCGACGGGGGGTACGCCATGACCGACATGGACCACGAGCGGGTCATCGTCGTCGAGGACGGCGAGATCACCTGGCAGTGGAACGCCTCGGAACTGTACGACGCGCCCGAGGACCCGACCCGGACCGACTGGCTCCACATCAACGACATCGACCGGATCGGCGAGGACAGATTCCTCGTCTCCGTCCGCAACGCGAACCAGCTCGTGATCGTCGAGCGAACCGACGACGGCGGGAGCGAGGTCGTCGAGATCATCAACGAGGACACGGGCGGGAGCGACGCGTCGTGCACCAAGAACGGCCAGCTCCGCGACACCGACGGCGACGTGCGCTGTGGCGACCCCGACGTCCTGAACCACCAGCACAACCCCCAGTGGCTTGACGACGGCGCCGTCCTCGTCGCGGACTCCGACAACGACCGCGTGGTCGAACTCCACCGGACTGACGACGGGACCTGGGAGCCCGCGTGGGTGCTCGACCGCGCCGAGGGGATGGACCTCCGCTGGCCCCGCGACGCGGACCGGTTACCGAACGGCCACACGGTCGTCACGGACACGCTGAACCGCCGCGTCTTCGAGATCGACGAGAACGGAACGGTGGTCTGGAGCTACGCCACCGACCGCATCCCCTACGAGGCCGACCGCGTGCCGCGAGAGCTGACGGGCGACGCGTCGGCCGACCTCCCGCGCTCGGACGGCGACGGGACCGGCGTCGAGCGCGCGGGGGGAATCCCGGTGCTCTCGACGCTCGTCGTCGGCCTCCGGGCGGTCGCTCCCTGGGCGCCCGTCTGGTTCGCCGAGACGCAGATCGGCCTGACGCTCGTCGCGCTCGCGCTGGTGCTCGCCGGCGCGGCCCTCCGCGCCCGTTCGTGGCTCGACTAG